TCATCAGGACAATCGAGGAGATGCAGCGGTTGGCTCGGGGGCTGGGTCGCAAAGGGACGGTAGGACTCGTCCCGACGATGGGAGCGCTGCATGAGGGACACCTGTCGCTGGTGCGGCGCGCACGAAGCGAGTGCGATGCGGTGGTTGCGACGATCTTTGTGAACCCGCTGCAGTTTGGGGCCAACGAGGATCTCGACAAGTATCCACGGACCTTTGAGTCGGACTGCGAACAACTGGAGCGGGAGCAGGTAGATCTTCTCTTTGCGCCTGCACCGGAGGAGATGTATCGCTCTGGCGCAACGACGATCGTCGACGTTGGCGCGATAGGGACACGATTGGATGGCGCGTCCCGTCCGGGGCATTTTGTGGGTGTGGCGACCGTTGTGGCCAAGCTGTTCCACATTGCGATGCCGGACCGGGCTTACTTTGGGCAGAAGGATGCCGCGCAGTTGGCGGTGATTCGGCAGATGGCCAGGGACCTCAACTTTCCGCTCGAAGTGGTGGCTTGCCCGATTGTCCGCGATGAGGATGGGCTCGCGCTGAGTTCGCGGAACAGGTATTTGAGCAGGGAAGCGCGTGGGGCGGCGCTGATTCTCCCGCGGACCCTGGTTGCACTCGCAGAGAAGATTCGTGGAGGAATACGGGACAGCGGGGTCTTGAAGGACTCGCAGATGCGGCTTCTTGAAGGGGCGCGGGACTTCGAGTTAGATT
This Granulicella aggregans DNA region includes the following protein-coding sequences:
- the panC gene encoding pantoate--beta-alanine ligase — encoded protein: MQIIRTIEEMQRLARGLGRKGTVGLVPTMGALHEGHLSLVRRARSECDAVVATIFVNPLQFGANEDLDKYPRTFESDCEQLEREQVDLLFAPAPEEMYRSGATTIVDVGAIGTRLDGASRPGHFVGVATVVAKLFHIAMPDRAYFGQKDAAQLAVIRQMARDLNFPLEVVACPIVRDEDGLALSSRNRYLSREARGAALILPRTLVALAEKIRGGIRDSGVLKDSQMRLLEGARDFELDYLAIVDPDTLLPVAEALPGTLIAIAGTVGGTRLIDNFIVG